The window CCGGCGATGAGCTTCGAGGTGATCGAACACCGCGTCTACACGGTCGTATGCGCCTGCGGCCAGCGGCACGACAGCGCTTTTCCCGCCGCAGTCAGCGAAGTGGCGCAATACGGTCCGAATGTGCGCGCACTGGGCGTGCATCTGACCCAAGGACAGATGCTGCCATATGCCCGCGCCGCCGAGTTGATTTGCGAGATGACGGGCTTATCGGTATCGCCGGCAACGCTGCACGCATGGGTTGGCGATGCCAGCGTGGCTTTGCAAGGCACAGCCGACCTGATCGCACGGCAGTTGCACCACGCGCCAGTGCTGTGCGCCGACGAATCCGGCCTGCGTGTGGACGGCAAGCTGCACTGGATGCATGTGGCGGCCACTGCGGATCTCACCTGGTACGGCATGCACGCAAAGCGCGGCCTGGAGGCTATCGTCGCGCATGGCATTCTGCCCAAACGCCTCGGCGTCCTGGTGCACGACTGCTGGGCTCCCTACTGGAAACTCGACGATGGCCTGCACGCCTTGTGCAATGCTCATCTCCTTCGAGAACTGGTTTATGCGCAAGAGGTGACCGGCCAGGACTGGCCGGCCGCCATGACGGAACTGCTGCTCAACGCTCATAGACTGAGCGCGGCGGCGCGCCAGCAAGGCCGGCCATTTGACGCCGATGCCATCGCCGCCTTCACCACCGTCTACAACGATATCGTGCGCGCAGGCGAACAATTGAACCCTCTCAAACTCAAGCCCGACGGAAAACGTGGTCGCTGCAAACAGTCAGACGCCCACAATTTGCTGCGCCGCTTCCGACTGCACGCCGACGCCATCTTGCGCTTCATCGCCGACCCCACCGTCCCGTTCTCCAACAATATTGCTGAACGGGCCGTGCGCATGCCCAAGGTCAAACAGAAAATATCGGGCTGCTTCCGCACCGTTACCGGCGCCGCCAACTTCTGCACCATCCGCTCCTGCCTCGACACGCTACGCAAGCAGGGACACAGCATGTTGGAAGTGTTGCGTCGGGCATTTGCTGGCGATCCGATCATGCCAGCTGCGTAGCGGCCGAACAGTTAACAATCGCATTCAATACCATGGTCAAACCGAAGCGCAAACTGACCTCCGCCCAGAAAAGGGAGAAGGCGCAGTTCATGACAATCTTCATCAACGGAAAACAAAAACGGGTGCGTCGTCCGGTCCTGATGGACGGCCTGGGTCCCGATGAGTTCTACTTGCGAAATGCCGATTCGATCGCGCTGCATCAAGACGGGCTATGGGAATGCACAGCGGCGGCCGAACAAGGCGACATCGCTTTCACCGATGCGAATGACGCGGATTGCTTTGGTCATTCAGGCTGAATAGTTACATTTTTTCTATATCCGCACGCATTTTTTCCATATCTGCGCGCAGTTCGGCAAAGGCAGTGCGTAGCTCTGCGAAGCCAGTCTTCACGCTGACATCGAAATTCGCCAGGCGCGCATCAACCCGCGCCTCGGAGGCGTCGAGCTTGGCGTTGATCTCGTCTTTGGTCGGGGTTGTCATCTGGTCTGCCATACCGGTTTCTGGAAGAGTATGCCTTGCCTGTCGCGCTTTGCCACCATTGGTATCATGTTCGACAGCGCCAACGGCGAAACGTTCGCCCGGCATGAGCTTGCCGATTTCCTCCGGGTGCCTGACGGTCGGGCACCGGAATGTAATAGAATTCAGGCTGCGGCCATCCTGGCAGGTAGCCGCATCCATGTCGGACTCGAAGCGGCGCGCCATTCGGCCGCTATGGGTTTTTGTCGGGAATGATTTGCTCGCCGCCTTGTGGCCCGTCCGGCGCACATCAGCCACCCAGCTTCCGTTCCTCTTTCCAATAAACGCCACCCGTCATTTCTCCGTCCTGAGCGCGCAGGAAACCACACAATGCCGCACACCGAGCATGAGTGACGGAGCGATACCAGCGCAATAATAACGAAATATAGTATGAAATCAAGCACTTACCGAAGCAGAAGAGTCTCTGTCGCGCCGATGATGGACTGGACCGACCGGCACTGCCGCAAGTTCCACCGCCAGATCACGCGCCATACCTGGCTCTACACCGAGATGGTGACCACCGGCGCGCTGGTATACGGCGACGTCGAGCGCCATCTGCGCTTCAATGAAGAAGAGCATCCGGTCGCCCTGCAGCTGGGCGGCAGCGACCCGGCCGATCTGGCCACCAGCGCCAAACTGGGCCAGCAATGGGGCTATGACGAAATCAACCTGAACTGCGGTTGCCCGTCGGAGCGGGTGCAGAAGGGCGCGTTCGGCGCTTGCCTGATGGCCGAACCGCAACTGGTGGCCGATTGCGTGAAAGCCATGCGCGACGCCGTGACCATCGACGTCACCGTCAAGCACCGCATCGGGATCGACCGCAACGAGGAATACGGTTTCGTGCGCGATTTCGTCGGCACCATCGCCGATGCCGGCTGCAACACCTTCATCGTGCACGCGCGCAATGCGATCCTGAAGGGCTTGTCGCCCAAGGAAAACCGCGAGATTCCGCCGCTCAAGTACGAGGTGGCGTACCAGCTCAAGCGCGAGTTTCCGGACCTGGAAATCATCATCAACGGCGGCATCAAGACGTCCGACGAGATCGCGCTGCACCTGGCGCATGTGGATGGCGTGATGATGGGGCGCGAGGCTTACCATAATCCGTATGTCATGGCCGAGTACGATGCGCGCTTTTACGGCGACACGGCGCCGGTCAAGACGCGCGAGGAAGTGCTGGCCGCGATGATCCCTTATATACAGGCGCAGCTGGAGCAGCATGCGGCGCGCGGCTTGAAACTGAACACCATTACGCGCCACATGCTGGGGCTGATGGCCGGGCTGGGCGGTGCGCGCAGTTTCCGCCAGGTGATGTCCGACCCGAAGCGCCTGGCCGCAGCCGATCCGCATCTGCTGCTGGAAGCGGCGGCCGGGATGCGTCGGGCGTCGTAACGTCGGGCGCCGTAGCGTCGGGCGCCGCCGCGCCGCGCCGTATGGCAGGAGCGCAGGACCGCGCCACGTTTGCCCCCGCCCGGCAGCCACGCCTGCCTCCCTCGCTTTCCCCACCACCGCATGCCCGCCCTTGACTGGGCATGCGCGCTGTCTTCCCCCCGCGCTCTGTAGTTACATCCATGAAACCCTCTTTCAATTGCGCAAACGCATTTTTCCTTGCTCTATGGCAAAAAATACCTCTATAATCCCTTCATCTTTTGCCCGTTTTGTGATCTGCGGCAACGCCACGTCGCCTGTTGTTGCACTGAAACAATTCGTTCTCAAATCAACTTTTTTGCATGCGCAGTCACTGTTTTGATTTATCCTAAATGGAACGCAGATAGCCATGCGTTTCTTCAAAGACAGCATCAAGCCGGTCCCAGCAGGACCGCACAGTACACGCGGTGACCCTGATTAATCGATCAATCGTTCCATAGAAAAGACGCGAAATGAATTTATCCAACATGAAGGTCGGCACCCGTTTAGGTCTTGGATTTCTCCTGGTCCTGTCTTTTCTGGTCGCGGTCACCATCGTCGGGATCATCAGCATGGCGCAGATCCAGGCCCGTTTGGATAACGTCGTCGGCGTCAACAATGTGGTGACCCGTCTGGTGATCGACATGCGCACCAATGTCAGCGAGCGCATCGTGTCGCTGCGCATCCTGACCCTGATGACCGATTCGGGCGACATGGAACCGGAAATGAAGCGCATCAAGGAACAGACCGCCAAGTACGATGCCGCCCAGAAAAAACTGAGCGAGAAATTCGCCAGCGGCGCCTCGGCCGAGGAAAAGAGCTTGCTGGCCCAGATCAAGGAACATGAAGCGCTGGCCATGCCGGCCCTGGCCAAGGCGTCCGAACTGTGGATGGCCGACAAGGCCGAAGACGCGACCCGCGTGATGATCAAGGAAATCCGCCCGGTCCAGAAAAAATGGATGGATGCGCTGGAACAGCTTGCCGCCCTCGAAGACAAGCTCAATAGCTCAGCCCAGAAAGATGCCGAAAACGGTTTTGAAAACGCCCGCCTGACCATGCTGATCCTGGGCGGCGTCGCCATCCTGCTGGGCGGCATCGC of the Massilia violaceinigra genome contains:
- the tnpC gene encoding IS66 family transposase, producing the protein MPPKPPRPDLTHLSDTDKDRLIDALFARLDAVEAKLGMTSENSSKPPSSDGLARKPKTSSLRGKSGKAVGGQPGHKGSTLKRVAEPTGTEDHPPPSHCDRCHSALPLEQAKMLDSRQVFDVPAMSFEVIEHRVYTVVCACGQRHDSAFPAAVSEVAQYGPNVRALGVHLTQGQMLPYARAAELICEMTGLSVSPATLHAWVGDASVALQGTADLIARQLHHAPVLCADESGLRVDGKLHWMHVAATADLTWYGMHAKRGLEAIVAHGILPKRLGVLVHDCWAPYWKLDDGLHALCNAHLLRELVYAQEVTGQDWPAAMTELLLNAHRLSAAARQQGRPFDADAIAAFTTVYNDIVRAGEQLNPLKLKPDGKRGRCKQSDAHNLLRRFRLHADAILRFIADPTVPFSNNIAERAVRMPKVKQKISGCFRTVTGAANFCTIRSCLDTLRKQGHSMLEVLRRAFAGDPIMPAA
- the dusA gene encoding tRNA dihydrouridine(20/20a) synthase DusA; this encodes MKSSTYRSRRVSVAPMMDWTDRHCRKFHRQITRHTWLYTEMVTTGALVYGDVERHLRFNEEEHPVALQLGGSDPADLATSAKLGQQWGYDEINLNCGCPSERVQKGAFGACLMAEPQLVADCVKAMRDAVTIDVTVKHRIGIDRNEEYGFVRDFVGTIADAGCNTFIVHARNAILKGLSPKENREIPPLKYEVAYQLKREFPDLEIIINGGIKTSDEIALHLAHVDGVMMGREAYHNPYVMAEYDARFYGDTAPVKTREEVLAAMIPYIQAQLEQHAARGLKLNTITRHMLGLMAGLGGARSFRQVMSDPKRLAAADPHLLLEAAAGMRRAS